A part of Cydia amplana chromosome 24, ilCydAmpl1.1, whole genome shotgun sequence genomic DNA contains:
- the LOC134659099 gene encoding uncharacterized protein LOC134659099, giving the protein MSSEKEMEAIRNDQNQLMANMNRLFENYKKDGPSRRTESNINNKLTGLDGFWQEFQSNHARLVAFQNEDCTYYAEKTYNKTKTFYESARSVLLDHLETAKSAPLTTRPRPISQKPAEHPSSAMPNWAEEKTKSEEVHPGPSNHQSRAVPQDQQSENQEKTATRAPVNTGFAIPPIFNFTEQPSLDAAKLSEKMRKQQSNFKAFAHTLHYIDLSTINEKWELEDLLKSVQSRWATIDTLHWDIDSELLEDDETYNQTFYKYEKKFQDIKKSINSKIWSMAHREKSTPVMDIPPFSGNYQQWVSFKDLFNEAIHHNRSMSNAQKMQFLKNKVRGEAEKLIQHLNISSENYETCWEILNHRYNNTKLIFTAHLNNLLSLSTMQQQSYQQIKRLHDTTNECLNAIRNLGVDTSSWDPLIVHILSQKLDAESHTEYVESLKNPRDLPTLKEFLDFLEMKFTSFEASRRMLDTPKPSQQSETSRKPYYKSFVGIKDSSLSQNKSNDVKSSYYQRKHCPVCNKNHGIFNCETFQSAKPERKRSIIASLNLCKNCLYNHYDKECFSTSRCRTCQERHNTLVHDAYSQKQDTSDLLNKRKTVATITQECNKHIEVLLPTALIKARAVDGTYHILRAFIDPGAQMSLITEAAAQLLQIPRESCDDTMYGLGITGNTCNGVINVTMSSMHCDFQFNGELFIMNKLTLPLPNQTFIKPDLSYLRGLPLADPDYNISCPIDIILGTEIYAKFVQNGTIIKGDDLPVAQKTKLGYIINGKVPLPSYQCCTVVNNMTDISRFWTIEDINEASSLSSEDQHCINFYRETTFRQEDGRYVVRLPLKPEMENALGHSKNIAIAQFRQLEIKFRKDQNIEREYKKFIREYISLGHMRECTDEIDGPPNSTQECFLPHHCVQRPESATTSLRVVYNASSKTSNGTSLNDIMYNGPNLQHDLLSLIIKWRQYKVAYVADIEKMFRMIGINIQDQKYQKIIWRDNEHQRFREYALTTTTYGTKAAPWLAMMTLRQLAKDERHNYPEAAKVVEESFYMDDLLHGCHDLESAKKMKQHLIELLESGGFNLRKWASNTPELLQGVSKSQDQQQAFEFKDQETTKTLGLRWHPQEDLFTFQLKITPLSTLTSITMTKRELLSSIAKVFDPLGWLSPVTTKLKLLFQNVISNDIGWNDQVPHNIKKEWYTISQDLQTIKDIKIPRWLNTYKNQDLELHGYCDASTKAYACAIYCRVIPTDEKQSTPPPVLIAAKSRLVPTKKAVTLPRLELCSALLLSALMEKVKQSLSENKIKLVCWSDSTAVLGWLNGEPSKWKPFIANRVTQITKIIPPTCWNYVKSEENPADCASRGITAQQLLKHPLWWNGPKWLSSYSENQERPIFTTDQEVKTSKQSHAVTCKQTDGDIINELISKHSNLTHCTRVLAWILRVASRRQQNSSYLTADELRSAKNRIIKYVQEREFANEIVNLKTNQSVDLKSNILKLRPFLDQHGMLRVRGRLHNAHISWEMKHPLIIPHRGRLTELLIDQAHKAVLHGTAKLTHSKLRESVWIVGGNRATKNLLRRCITCLKQKPPKLSQLMGDLPESRSNPSRPFYNTGVDYTGYVSVKASKGRGIKTTKGYIAVFVCMATKAVHLELVSDLSSESFLAALRRMSARRGAPRHIFSDNGTNFTKANKAIKREYEEITASLDESFFKAISDMNISWHFNAPSWPSAGGLWEAAVKSLKHHLHRVLGEQHLTFEEFSTLLAQIEGCLNARPLCALTEDPDDLDYITPAHFLASGPTLHIVETERDERTRWRLTQKIFQDVWKKWQTEYLCQLQSRCKWTQPKPNIEIGDVVIIHDANLPAGKWALGRVSEVHAGKDGLVRVASVKTKNSIIKRPIIKLSKLPVSENESSTSEEQKKDSSATPPAKQTNQRKPAKSKLIGYITMALMMFMLFISPAQCAHDVSRFKEGQGIYFDKITNMKLARDEWKLVVYYDINPYWEGSELFSKYIKHLENMCHAIKNKQQCNIVLTQLRHAFSELKYYDSMLLGQRVESPRKKRAFFNGVGNIAHSLFGVLDDQFAEQYQKDIDLTRANEKHLAQLWRNQTSVIEAEANLLKRVETSMQNQHKTFNQHINNIEMSLNKQATEIQESVDFKLMKSPCHQSSLITYS; this is encoded by the coding sequence ATGAGTTCGGAAAAGGAAATGGAAGCGATTCGCAATGATCAAAATCAGCTCATGGCCAATATGAACAGGCTATTTGAGAACTACAAAAAAGATGGTCCAAGCCGACGAACTGAGTCTAACATCAATAACAAGTTGACCGGCCTCGACGGATTCTGGCAAGAGTTTCAAAGCAATCATGCAAGGCTGGTAGCATTCCAGAACGAGGATTGCACTTATTATGCCGAAAAGACTTATAACAAAACCAAAACCTTCTACGAATCAGCTAGGTCTGTATTGCTAGATCATTTGGAAACAGCTAAAAGCGCTCCTCTAACAACGAGACCTAGGCCAATCTCACAGAAACCGGCAGAACACCCTTCGTCAGCAATGCCCAATTGGGCcgaagaaaaaacaaaaagtgAAGAAGTGCACCCTGGGCCATCAAATCACCAGAGCCGTGCCGTCCCTCAAGACCAACAATCTGAGAATCAAGAAAAGACGGCCACCCGGGCTCCAGTCAATACAGGGTTCGCAATTCcacctatttttaatttcaccGAACAACCAAGCCTCGATGCTGCCAAGTTGTCAGAGAAGATGAGAAAACAACAGAGCAACTTCAAGGCCTTCGCGCATACTTTACATTACATAGACCTCTCCACGATTAATGAAAAGTGGGAATTGGAAGATTTACTTAAATCAGTCCAGTCTCGTTGGGCAACCATTGACACTCTGCACTGGGATATCGACAGTGAACTTCTCGAAGACGACGAAACCTATAATCAAACGTTCTACAAATATGAGAAGAAATTCCAAGACATCAAAAAATCTATCAATTCGAAAATATGGTCCATGGCTCACCGTGAGAAATCAACCCCCGTCATGGACATACCGCCGTTTAGTGGGAACTACCAACAGTGGGTTTCATTCAAGGATCTATTTAATGAAGCCATACATCATAATCGCTCCATGTCCAACGCACAAAAGatgcaatttttgaaaaacaaggTCAGAGGTGAAGCTGAAAAACTTATTCAACATCTCAACATCAGCTCAGAAAATTATGAAACCTGCTGGGAAATCTTAAACCACAGGTACAACAACACGAAACTAATTTTCACCGCCCACCTCAATAACCTGCTGTCGCTATCAACAATGCAACAACAAtcatatcaacaaatcaagcgttTACATGACACCACCAACGAGTGCTTAAACGCCATCAGGAATCTCGGCGTGGACACCTCGTCATGGGATCCGCTTATAGTCCATATTTTATCACAAAAGTTGGACGCGGAAAGTCATACGGAGTACGTCGAATCATTAAAGAACCCACGTGACTTGCCGACCTTAAAGGAATTCCTAGATTTCCTAGAAATGAAGTTTACATCATTTGAAGCAAGCCGTCGCATGTTGGACACACCAAAACCATCCCAACAATCAGAAACATCAAGAAAACCTTACTACAAATCATTTGTAGGCATAAAGGATTCATCATtatcacaaaataaatcaaatgatgTTAAATCAAGCTATTATCAAAGAAAACATTGCCCAGTTTGTAATAAGAATCATGGCATATTTAATTGCGAAACATTTCAAAGTGCAAAGCCAGAACGCAAACGGAGCATTATTGCAAGTTTGAATTTATGCAAAAATTGCCTTTACAATCACTACGATAAGGAATGTTTTTCAACAAGTCGATGCCGCACGTGTCAGGAAAGACATAATACACTCGTCCATGATGCCTACAGTCAGAAACAAGACACTTCCGACCTGCTTAATAAACGGAAAACTGTTGCAACTATTACGCAAGAATGTAATAAACATATAGAAGTTTTATTACCAACCGCCCTCATCAAAGCAAGGGCAGTAGATGGAACTTATCACATTCTGAGAGCATTTATTGATCCTGGAGCACAGATGTCACTGATCACGGAGGCTGCGGCTCAACTTCTACAAATACCCCGAGAAAGCTGTGACGACACTATGTATGGCCTCGGCATTACTGGAAACACCTGCAACGGCGTTATAAACGTCACCATGTCATCAATGCATTGTGACTTTCAATTTAACGGAGAGTTATTTATCATGAATAAACTCACTCTTCCATTACCGAATCAAACCTTCATCAAACCCGATCTGTCGTACTTAAGAGGACTTCCACTGGCAGACCCGGATTACAACATCAGCTGCCCTATCGATATAATCTTGGGAACAGAAATCTACGCTAAATTCGTCCAAAATGGTACCATAATAAAAGGCGACGACCTTCCTGTAGCTCAGAAAACTAAACTTGGGTACATCATAAACGGAAAGGTCCCACTGCCATCGTATCAATGCTGCACCGTCGTCAACAACATGACTGATATCTCACGCTTCTGGACCATAGAAGACATCAATGAAGCATCAAGTTTGTCATCAGAAGATCAACATTGTATAAACTTCTATCGCGAAACTACATTTCGACAAGAAGACGGAAGATACGTCGTTCGATTGCCGTTAAAGCCAGAGATGGAAAATGCTCTAGGACACTCAAAGAACATTGCCATAGCACAATTCAGGCAACTCGAGATCAAGTTTCGAAAGGATCAAAACATCGAGAGAGAGTACAAGAAGTTTATTCGAGAATACATCAGTTTGGGCCATATGCGCGAATGTACAGACGAAATCGACGGGCCACCCAACTCGACACAAGAGTGCTTTTTGCCACATCACTGCGTGCAAAGGCCTGAATCAGCAACTACATCTCTTAGAGTCGTGTATAATGCGTCTTCCAAAACATCAAATGGGACAAGTCTGAACGACATCATGTACAACGGACCCAATTTACAACACGACTTATTGTCACTCATCATTAAATGGAGACAATATAAGGTCGCGTACGTTGCAGACAtagaaaaaatgtttagaatgaTTGGTATAAACATTCAAgatcaaaaatatcaaaaaatcatTTGGAGAGACAACGAACATCAAAGGTTTCGAGAATACGCATTAACTACCACAACCTACGGCACCAAGGCTGCCCCCTGGTTAGCCATGATGACGTTAAGACAGCTGGCCAAGGACGAACGCCACAACTATCCTGAAGCGGCTAAAGTCGTAGAAGAGAGTTTTTACATGGATGACCTTCTACACGGCTGTCACGATCTCGAATCAgcgaaaaaaatgaaacaacatTTGATTGAATTGTTAGAATCAGGAGGATTCAATCTTCGCAAATGGGCATCAAACACACCCGAACTACTGCAAGGAGTTAGCAAGTCTCAAGATCAACAACAAGCTTTCGAATTCAAAGATCAAGAAACAACGAAAACTCTGGGTCTACGCTGGCACCCGCAGGAAGATCTATTCACTTTTCAACTAAAAATTACACCGCTATCAACTCTAACATCGATCACAATGACGAAGagagagttactgtcaagtATAGCGAAAGTATTCGACCCTCTGGGGTGGCTATCGCCAGTAACCACGAAATTGAAGTTACTGTTTCAAAATGTCATATCAAATGACATCGGATGGAACGATCAAGTGCCCCATAATATCAAGAAGGAATGGTACACAATTTCACAAGACCTACAAACTATCAAAGATATCAAAATCCCACGTTGGCTAAATACCTACAAGAATCAAGACCTTGAACTACACGGGTATTGCGATGCATCGACTAAAGCATACGCGTGCGCAATCTACTGCCGTGTCATCCCTACCGATGAAAAACAATCAACGCCGCCGCCGGTACTGATAGCAGCAAAATCAAGACTCGTACCGACGAAAAAAGCTGTGACCTTGCCGAGATTAGAACTGTGTTCAGCTCTACTTCTATCAGCCCTCATGGAGAAGGTCAAGCAATCCCTATcagaaaacaaaatcaaattggtCTGCTGGTCTGACAGTACAGCAGTTTTGGGATGGCTAAACGGCGAACCTAGCAAATGGAAGCCATTTATAGCTAACCGGGTTACGCAAATTACAAAAATCATACCGCCGACTTGTTGGAACTACGTCAAGTCCGAGGAAAACCCGGCCGACTGCGCTAGTCGCGGAATCACGGCCCAGCAATTACTAAAACATCCTCTTTGGTGGAATGGTCCAAAATGGCTATCATCGTACAGTGAAAATCAAGAAAGGCCCATATTCACTACGGATCAAGAGGTTAAAACATCAAAACAAAGCCACGCGGTAACATGTAAACAAACCGACGGGGACATTATCAATGAATTAATAAGCAAGCATAGCAACTTGACACATTGCACCCGCGTGCTCGCATGGATACTACGAGTGGCTTCGCGGCGTCAGCAAAACTCGAGTTACCTAACAGCTGACGAGTTAAGAAGCGCTAAAAATAGAATCATTAAGTACGTGCAAGAAAGAGAGTTTGCAAATGAAATCGTcaatttgaaaacaaatcaaTCAGTGGATTTAAAGAGCAACATTTTGAAATTAAGACCTTTCCTGGATCAACATGGAATGCTACGCGTTCGAGGACGACTTCATAACGCACACATCAGCTGGGAAATGAAGCACCCTCTTATCATTCCACATAGAGGTCGCCTGACGGAGCTGCTTATAGATCAAGCACATAAAGCTGTTTTGCACGGAACCGCCAAACTCACTCACTCCAAACTAAGAGAATCAGTCTGGATAGTAGGAGGTAATAGAGCTACGAAAAATCTCCTACGCCGCTGCATAACGTGCCTTAAGCAGAAACCTCCAAAACTATCACAACTCATGGGTGACTTACCTGAGTCAAGGTCAAATCCATCAAGGCCATTTTATAATACCGGTGTGGACTATACAGGATACGTATCAGTGAAGGCAAGCAAGGGTCGCGGCATCAAAACGACTAAGGGCTACATTGCTGTGTTTGTTTGCATGGCAACAAAGGCAGTGCACTTAGAGCTAGTTTCAGACCTAAGCTCCGAATCATTTCTGGCTGCTCTACGGAGAATGTCCGCCCGGCGTGGAGCACCCCGTCACATCTTCAGTGACAATGGCACGAATTTTACTAAAGCCAACAAAGCAATTAAAAGGGAGTATGAAGAGATCACTGCCTCGCTAGATGAATCATTCTTCAAAGCCATCAGCGATATGAACATCAGCTGGCACTTCAATGCACCTTCGTGGCCCAGCGCGGGCGGCCTGTGGGAAGCGGCCGTCAAAAGCCTCAAACATCATCTTCACCGAGTTCTGGGAGAACAACACCTAACCTTCGAAGAATTTTCGACTCTATTGGCACAGATAGAGGGGTGTTTAAATGCACGTCCACTGTGTGCATTGACCGAAGACCCTGATGACTTGGATTACATCACGCCGGCACACTTTTTAGCAAGTGGTCCGACTCTTCACATCGTGGAGACTGAAAGGGACGAGCGTACGCGGTGGCGCCTAACACAGAAAATATTCCAAGATGTATGGAAAAAATGGCAAACTGAATACCTGTGTCAGTTACAATCACGCTGTAAATGGACGCAACCCAAGCCAAACATTGAGATCGGCGACGTCGTAATCATTCACGACGCAAACTTACCTGCCGGCAAGTGGGCTCTTGGCAGGGTATCAGAGGTTCATGCAGGAAAGGATGGCCTTGTCCGTGTCGCTTCAGTAAAGACAAAAAATTCAATAATCAAAAGGCCCATCATCAAGCTGTCAAAACTGCCAGTATCAGAAAACGAATCATCAACCAGTGAAGAACAGAAAAAAGATTCATCGGCCACGCCCCCtgcaaaacaaacaaatcaaAGAAAACCAGCAAAATCCAAACTTATTGGTTACATCACTATGGCGCTTATGATGTTCATGTTATTTATATCGCCGGCGCAATGCGCTCATGACGTATCACGTTTCAAAGAGGGACAAGGCATTTACTttgataaaataacaaatatgaaaCTGGCCCGAGACGAGTGGAAACTTGTAGTTTATTATGACATCAATCCATACTGGGAAGGATCAGAACTATTTTCCAAATACATCAAGCACTTGGAAAATATGTGTCACGCCATCAAAAATAAACAACAGTGCAACATCGTACTCACTCAACTGCGTCATGCCTTTTCGGAATTAAAATACTACGACAGCATGCTACTCGGTCAACGTGTCGAATCACCACGAAAGAAGAGGGCATTCTTCAACGGCGTTGGTAACATCGCTCACAGCCTATTCGGCGTGCTCGACGATCAATTCGCCGAACAATATCAGAAGGACATCGACCTGACCAGAGCTAATGAAAAACACTTGGCACAATTATGGAGGAATCAAACCTCGGTTATAGAAGCGGAAGCCAACTTACTAAAGAGAGTTGAAACATCAATGCAAAATCAGCACAAAACTTTCAACCAACACATAAACAACATCGAGATGAGCCTTAACAAACAGGCCACCGAAATTCAAGAATcggttgatttcaaattaatgaaatcACCGTGTCATCAATCATCGCTAATAACATACTCGTGA
- the LOC134659100 gene encoding uncharacterized protein LOC134659100, with amino-acid sequence MEQASSSYSSDQNCAELELMRLVINCIRQSVSVSAAPGPELAATVCQVVALQARQRYQAVYKLWRDLRGASLRKLRAHLARGDVSATHQRLSTLEWAVVDLLLLYDSSINVVSFFHPAQLAALERTFSLVQVLQLEPERGRRVSPDRWTRAADRYCNK; translated from the exons ATGGAGCAAGCAAGCAGTTCTTATTCGTCGGACCAG AACTGTGCCGAGCTGGAGCTGATGCGTCTCGTGATAAATTGCATACGGCAGTCTGTGTCGGTGAGCGCCGCGCCGGGACCCGAGCTTGCGGCGACTGTGTGTCAGGTTGTAGCGCTACAGGCGCGGCAGCGGTACCAGGCTGTGTACAAGTTGTG GAGGGATCTGCGAGGGGCGTCGCTGCGTAAACTGCGCGCTCACCTCGCCCGGGGCGACGTGTCGGCGACTCACCAGCGACTGTCCACCCTCGAGTGGGCCGTTGTGGACCTGTTGCTACTCTACGACTCTTCGATCAATGTG GTGAGTTTCTTCCACCCGGCGCAGCTGGCGGCGCTGGAGCGCACCTTCTCCCTGGTGCAGGTGCTGCAGCTGGAGCCGGAGCGCGGGCGGCGAGTGTCTCCGGACCGGTGGACGAGGGCCGCGGACCGCTACTGCAACAAGTAA